In one Silene latifolia isolate original U9 population chromosome 10, ASM4854445v1, whole genome shotgun sequence genomic region, the following are encoded:
- the LOC141607507 gene encoding uncharacterized protein LOC141607507, with translation MAFCAEWNINLVTSTPSYPKANGQAESSNKVVINCLKKKLQRRKAKWAEELLLVLWAGRTTPKTSTGQTPYSLVYGCETVIPAEIDVPTTRSSLNTVEDNKPLLQDSLTLAEELRDAARIIIASYQQTVARSYNKNENVNIRDG, from the exons ATGGCTTTCTGTGCAGAGTGGAATATCAATCTCGTAACCTCTACACCAagctatccaaaagccaacggccaggctgaatccagcaacaaggtGGTAATCAACTGCTTGAAGAAAAAACTACAAAGAAGAAAAGCCaaatgggctgaagaacttcttTTAGTCCTGTGGGCTGGcagaactacacctaaaacatccacaggccagacCCCTTACTCCCTAGTCTATGGATGTGAAACAGTAATTCCAGCGGAAATCGATGTACCAACTACTAGAAGTAGCCTGAACACCGTAGAGGACAACAAACCATTACTGCAGGATAGCCTAACCCTGGCTGAAGaattaagagatgcagccagGATCATAATAGCCTCATACCAgcaaacagtagccagaagctacaataaaaatgaaaatgtAAACATTAGG gatggatga